From Hirundo rustica isolate bHirRus1 chromosome 1, bHirRus1.pri.v3, whole genome shotgun sequence, a single genomic window includes:
- the FASTKD3 gene encoding FAST kinase domain-containing protein 3, mitochondrial — protein MALISRKSFQLYSSSTPASRSALMTLSKRLNFIRGQRKPQNCSSVAMRMMCVKDKSQYLFCRKKHVQLQMQPLSVNEAVHLCGDIRTCTKSNNVWMDEQLFFKKLNNLSTSKDIFYFLSSLEVMSDTMAAGALQRISEVEVDDNGLKNPALLENEVFRALCFQFEFESSKLSNTGLLNALQALTKLRVDPQSTLMIRLLSESEERLGRGQLTAENLCSLGESLLELEGPSCATLEQIVEHMQERDIERWSPREIVMVYKILRVTVREGKQCQNLLNRLSSVTLQTVSQLSPNFASVILNSLVVLRQTRAVPLVTALCKHSVKHVPYFTDHELVNVLEALQYFGQKLQIFTEALERHVPRSILTMHPQTVSKVMHYCCKKMILSKPIFDAVAEGFISNADRLTTDQIAAYIIPFGTLNYLPPSASSLFRKLEAVLHTRLRHFQPHTLLNLLHSCVLIQRYPINFLPKIFSPYFLQKLQAQPPGLNRVVMSQLTQLFLTVTLECPFYEGPKLLSKYQVKACPMPHNSPDVHLFKRVKTGLLYLLKKRIYFASEVSTPYFYVVDIEIKLDEEGFVLPVTQLEEVHRRIALCVDGQNRFCAHSHNLLGEEAIKQRHLQLLGYEVVQIPFFEIESLQNTRKMADYLHKKIFPCTYGLSN, from the exons ATGGCTTTGATTAGCCGAAAAAGTTTCCAGTTGTATTCGTCCAGCACACCAGCAAGCAGGTCTGCTTTGATGACCCTAAGCAAGAGGTTGAACTTCATCAGGGGGCAGcgaaaaccccaaaactgtaGCTCCGTGGCCATGAGGATGATGTGTGTCAAAGATAAATCTCAGTATctgttttgtaggaaaaaacATGTACAACTGCAGATGCAGCCACTTTCTGTTAATGAAGCTGTGCATCTTTGTGGCGATATCAGAACCTGTACTAAATCAAATAATGTGTGGATGGAtgaacaattatttttcaagaaGTTGAACAACCTTTCTAcatcaaaagacattttttactttcttagCTCTCTAGAGGTCATGTCTGACACTATGGCTGCAGGAGCGCTGCAGAGGATTTCTGAAGTTGAGGTGGATGACAATGGTCTTAAAAACCCTGCACTGTTAGAGAATGAAGTTTTCAGGGCATTATGCTTCCAGTTTGAATTTGAATCCTCAAAACTGTCTAACACAGGGCTGCTGAATGCATTGCAGGCTTTGACAAAGCTACGTGTAGATCCTCAGAGCACGCTGATGATAAGACTGCTTTCGGAGAGCGAGGAGCGGCTCGGCAGGGGACAGCTGACTGCTGAAAATCTGTGTTCTCTTGGAGAGAGTTTGCTTGAGTTAGAAGGCCCAAGTTGTGCGACGCTGGAACAAATTGTGGAACACatgcaagaaagagacattGAGAGATGGAGTCCCAGGGAAATAGTGATGGTTTATAAGATACTGCGAGTGACTGTGAGAGAAGGGAAGCAATGCCAAAACTTGCTAAACAGACTGAGCAGTGTCACTTTACAAACAGTTTCTCAGCTAAGCCCAAACTTTGCAAGTGTAATACTGAATTCACTGGTGGTTCTCCGTCAGACTCGGGCAGTTCCTTTAGTCACTGCACTGTGTAAACATTCAGTGAAGCATGTTCCCTATTTCACAGATCATGAACTGGTAAATGTACTGGAAGCTTTACAATACTTTGGGCAAAAATTGCAAATTTTTACAGAGGCGCTGGAAAGGCATGTTCCCAGGTCCATCCTCACTATGCATCCTCAAACAGTCAGCAAGGTCATGCATTATTGCTGCAAAAAGATGATCCTTTCAAAGCCCATCTTTGATGCAGTGGCAGAAGGTTTCATTTCCAATGCTGACAGACTTACTACTGACCAGATTGCTGCATATATTATCCCATTTGGGACTCTTAACTACCTGCCTCCAAGTGCTTCTTCCTTGTTTAGGAAGCTTGAAGCTGTGCTGCATACACGCCTGAGGCACTTCCAGCCTCACACCTTGCTGAACCTGCTACACTCCTGTGTCCTTATTCAACGTTATCCAATAAATTTTCTGCCAAAAATATTTAGTCCCTATTTTCTGCAAAAGCTTCAAG CTCAGCCACCTGGTTTAAACAGAGTTGTTATGTCCCAGCTAACCCAGCTTTTTCTGACTGTCACCCTGGAGTGCCCATTTTATGAG GGTCCGAAACTTCTTTCAAAGTACCAAGTAAAGGCCTGTCCCATGCCTCACAATTCTCCTGATGTTCACCTCTTTAAAAGGGTGAAGACAGGATTGCTTTATTTACTGAAGAAAAGGATATATTTTGCATCAGAGGTATCAACTCCATATTTCTATGTAGTTG ATATTGAGATTAAATTAGATGAAGAAGGTTTTGTATTGCCCGTGACCCAGCTTGAAGAGGTACACAGACG AATTGCCCTGTGTGTTGATGGTCAGAATAGATTTTGTGCTCATAGCCACAATCTGTTGGGAGAAGAAGCTATTAAACAGAGGCATCTTCAGTTACTTGGTTATGAAGTTGTGCAG attCCATTCTTTGAGATAGAAAGTCTacaaaataccagaaaaatGGCTGATTACttacacaaaaaaatctttccttgtACATATGGACTGAGCAACTGA